One window of the uncultured Paludibaculum sp. genome contains the following:
- a CDS encoding mandelate racemase/muconate lactonizing enzyme family protein — MKITNVEVLVLKSPGLYRSPEADEEAVGPTYMGLVKVTTDAGIVGYSDMETSAPVAKAAVEAPQWSEPGMECFEGLASLVVGENPLEVERLWYKMYRGSIYYGRRGVAIQAISAIDIALWDICGKFYGQPVCVLMGARWHEKIRAYASTLFRPTPDAMQSATKRYLDQGFTAIKFGWGVFGEDPRRDVELVAAARQAMGDRNDLLIDTGWFVDRTPKQAINVVRSLEPHRPFFIEEILNPEDYDGYRQVAEAVDTPIACGEQEATEWGFRELIERAKVDILQPDLTRCGGLTVARKIVHMAERANIHVIPHSWSSDLLTAASLHLNAFQRRAVLVEFNTASGPLSRELGKDPIKLEDGYLKVPEAPGLGVEVNEELIAKYRIA, encoded by the coding sequence ATGAAGATCACAAACGTCGAAGTCCTGGTCCTGAAGTCGCCCGGCCTCTACCGCTCACCGGAAGCCGACGAAGAGGCCGTCGGGCCCACCTACATGGGTCTGGTGAAGGTCACTACCGACGCCGGCATCGTCGGCTACTCCGACATGGAGACCTCCGCGCCCGTTGCCAAGGCCGCTGTCGAGGCGCCCCAGTGGAGCGAACCAGGCATGGAGTGCTTCGAAGGGCTCGCATCCCTCGTGGTCGGTGAGAATCCGCTGGAGGTCGAACGCCTCTGGTACAAGATGTATCGCGGCTCCATCTACTACGGCCGCCGCGGCGTAGCCATCCAGGCCATCTCGGCCATCGACATCGCTCTCTGGGATATCTGCGGCAAGTTCTACGGCCAGCCAGTCTGCGTACTGATGGGCGCCCGCTGGCACGAGAAGATCCGCGCCTACGCCAGCACCCTCTTCCGGCCCACGCCCGATGCCATGCAATCGGCAACGAAGCGCTACCTCGATCAGGGGTTCACGGCCATCAAGTTCGGCTGGGGTGTTTTCGGCGAAGATCCGCGTCGCGATGTCGAGCTCGTAGCCGCGGCCCGTCAGGCCATGGGCGATCGCAACGACCTGCTCATCGATACAGGATGGTTCGTCGACCGCACGCCCAAACAGGCCATCAACGTCGTGCGCTCCCTCGAACCCCATCGCCCCTTCTTCATCGAAGAGATCCTGAATCCCGAGGACTACGACGGCTATCGCCAGGTGGCCGAAGCCGTCGACACGCCCATCGCCTGTGGAGAGCAGGAAGCCACCGAATGGGGCTTCCGCGAGTTGATCGAGCGAGCCAAAGTCGACATCCTGCAACCCGACCTCACCCGCTGCGGAGGTCTCACCGTAGCCCGCAAGATCGTCCACATGGCCGAGCGTGCAAACATCCACGTGATCCCGCATTCCTGGTCGTCGGACCTACTCACCGCGGCGTCCTTGCATCTGAACGCCTTCCAGCGCCGTGCCGTCCTGGTGGAGTTCAACACCGCCAGCGGCCCGCTAAGCCGCGAGTTGGGCAAGGATCCAATCAAGCTGGAGGATGGCTACCTGAAGGTGCCCGAAGCGCCCGGCCTGGGCGTGGAAGTAAACGAAGAGCTGATAGCGAAATACCGCATCGCTTGA
- a CDS encoding hemerythrin domain-containing protein translates to MSSLVQYPHLDLIELLLGEHAAILALFRSLEQRLPVMSLKEMQGAGYTVEALLMAHAIEEDALLFHSLPEKRESVRKTLDAMFGEHNEQRRMMEELRIAKTTLAVRKVLRQVIDLTREHFAVEERVLFDLARKVLGKRKLEELGGEFARRRGLSTVS, encoded by the coding sequence ATGTCTTCTTTGGTCCAGTATCCTCACCTTGACCTGATCGAGTTGCTTCTGGGTGAACACGCGGCCATTCTGGCTCTGTTCCGGAGTCTGGAGCAACGGCTACCCGTGATGAGCCTGAAGGAGATGCAGGGCGCGGGCTACACCGTGGAGGCGCTGTTGATGGCTCACGCGATTGAGGAAGATGCGCTCTTGTTTCACTCACTTCCGGAGAAGCGAGAGAGCGTACGGAAGACGTTGGACGCGATGTTTGGCGAGCACAACGAGCAGCGGCGGATGATGGAGGAGTTGAGGATCGCGAAGACCACGCTGGCGGTGCGCAAGGTGCTGCGGCAAGTCATCGACCTGACGCGCGAGCACTTCGCAGTGGAAGAGCGGGTGCTGTTCGACCTGGCTCGCAAGGTTCTGGGGAAGCGGAAGTTGGAAGAGTTGGGTGGGGAGTTTGCACGCCGCCGCGGCTTGAGCACCGTGAGCTGA
- a CDS encoding PLP-dependent aminotransferase family protein — translation MVFSDFAMIPLPQLDANSDEPIYRQLHARIKASIQDGSLAPGERIPPTRELAGLLGLNRTTVAAAYELLEAEGLIRGHVGRGSFVADPNEIGLAPAPGGLDWEDRFVSNRAQDPPVPVAARGTDLISFTAARPAADLFPLAEFRAACREVIDGPAAVDILQLGSPLGYAPLRAFLQENKRVGEDLLITNGCQQALDLLQRLFTRPGDCVLVEDPIYPGLRNVFAHAGVRIVGVPVGPDGLDVEALPRLIARERPRLLVVTPSFQNPTGATMPLAARQALLRVAREQQLVVVENDIYAELRYQGGDLPSLKQLDETGDTLQIKSFSKVAFPGLRVGWVSGPRSVIGRLAELKQWTDLHSDQLSQAVLLRFAESGRLESHRQRMVEAGRARLQAVLAACERHLPQGSRFTRPQGGMNLWVRLPDPLDASELLPRAQRAGVSYLPGRYFAVSRQEPGALRLSFAGLPPEQIEAGLAILGRVSQEELTAARAAQSAGLAPVIV, via the coding sequence TTGGTATTCTCTGACTTCGCGATGATCCCGCTGCCTCAGCTCGATGCGAACTCGGATGAGCCGATCTACCGGCAGTTGCATGCCAGGATCAAGGCTTCAATCCAGGATGGGAGCTTGGCCCCTGGGGAGCGGATCCCGCCCACACGCGAATTGGCTGGCCTGCTTGGCCTGAATCGGACTACGGTGGCGGCGGCCTACGAACTGTTGGAAGCAGAGGGGTTAATTCGCGGGCACGTGGGCCGTGGCAGCTTCGTCGCCGATCCGAACGAAATTGGACTGGCACCCGCGCCGGGCGGGCTGGATTGGGAAGACCGGTTTGTATCGAACCGGGCGCAGGATCCGCCGGTGCCGGTTGCAGCCCGAGGGACGGACCTGATCAGTTTCACGGCGGCACGGCCCGCCGCGGACCTCTTTCCTCTCGCGGAGTTTCGGGCGGCCTGCCGTGAGGTGATCGACGGACCGGCGGCGGTGGACATACTGCAGCTTGGGTCGCCGTTGGGGTACGCTCCGCTGCGGGCGTTCCTGCAGGAGAACAAGCGAGTCGGAGAAGACCTGCTAATTACGAATGGCTGCCAGCAGGCGCTGGACCTGTTGCAGCGGCTGTTTACGCGGCCGGGCGATTGCGTGCTGGTGGAGGACCCGATCTATCCGGGGCTTCGGAATGTGTTTGCGCACGCCGGGGTAAGGATTGTTGGTGTTCCGGTGGGTCCGGATGGTCTGGATGTGGAGGCGCTGCCGAGGCTGATCGCGCGGGAACGGCCGCGGTTGCTGGTGGTGACGCCGAGTTTCCAGAATCCGACGGGTGCGACGATGCCTTTGGCGGCCCGGCAGGCGCTGTTGCGCGTGGCCAGGGAGCAGCAACTGGTAGTGGTGGAGAACGACATCTACGCCGAGTTGCGGTATCAGGGTGGGGATCTGCCGTCGCTGAAGCAGTTGGACGAGACCGGCGACACGCTGCAGATCAAGAGCTTCTCGAAGGTGGCGTTTCCTGGACTTCGCGTGGGCTGGGTGAGCGGGCCGCGATCGGTGATTGGCCGCCTGGCCGAGTTGAAGCAGTGGACGGACCTGCACTCCGATCAGCTTTCTCAGGCGGTCCTGCTGCGGTTTGCCGAGTCAGGGCGTTTGGAAAGCCACCGGCAGCGGATGGTGGAGGCGGGCCGGGCACGGCTGCAGGCTGTGCTGGCGGCGTGCGAACGTCACTTGCCGCAGGGTTCACGGTTTACGCGGCCGCAGGGCGGCATGAATCTTTGGGTTCGTTTGCCGGATCCGCTGGATGCCTCGGAGTTGTTGCCGAGAGCGCAGCGGGCCGGAGTGAGCTATTTGCCCGGGCGTTACTTCGCGGTGTCGCGACAGGAGCCGGGCGCATTGCGTTTGAGTTTTGCCGGATTGCCGCCCGAGCAGATTGAAGCCGGGCTGGCGATTCTCGGCAGGGTAAGCCAGGAGGAGCTGACGGCGGCGCGGGCCGCGCAGTCGGCGGGTCTGGCTCCAGTGATCGTATGA
- a CDS encoding amidohydrolase family protein, giving the protein MIVDVHTHVWECPCHIGERFVHDAKVTAGDGYKDIHVDLDKHWAAMEPVDRAIVLGFRARHVGVLVPNEYVAEYVGRHPEKLIGFCSIDPQDPDAVEQLDHCVQTLKLQGLKMGPIYQNVAPTDSRFRRILKRAEELRIPMLIHQGTTFCENVSLEIANPILLQPLALEFPKLVTVIAHMGHPWINETLVLIRKNRNMYADISALFYRPWQFYNALVAAMEYGVLDRLLLGSDYPFTTPQGTMDALRAVNRMAEGTNLPRIPEKAIEAMIGRDTLGLLGIG; this is encoded by the coding sequence GTGATCGTCGACGTACACACGCATGTCTGGGAGTGCCCCTGCCACATCGGTGAGCGGTTCGTGCACGACGCCAAGGTGACGGCCGGTGACGGGTACAAGGATATCCACGTCGATCTCGACAAGCACTGGGCGGCGATGGAGCCCGTTGATCGCGCGATCGTGCTGGGGTTCCGGGCCCGGCATGTCGGCGTCCTGGTCCCGAACGAATACGTGGCTGAGTATGTGGGGCGGCATCCGGAGAAGCTGATCGGTTTCTGTTCCATCGATCCACAGGATCCGGATGCGGTGGAGCAATTGGATCATTGCGTGCAGACCTTGAAGCTGCAGGGCCTGAAGATGGGGCCGATCTATCAGAATGTCGCGCCTACGGATTCACGGTTCCGGCGGATTCTGAAGCGGGCTGAAGAGCTGCGGATCCCGATGTTGATCCACCAGGGCACGACGTTCTGCGAGAACGTGTCGCTGGAGATTGCGAATCCGATTCTGCTGCAGCCGCTGGCGTTGGAGTTTCCCAAGCTGGTCACGGTGATTGCTCACATGGGACATCCGTGGATCAACGAGACTCTCGTGCTGATCCGGAAGAATCGGAATATGTACGCCGATATTTCCGCGTTGTTTTATCGGCCCTGGCAGTTTTACAACGCTCTCGTGGCGGCCATGGAGTACGGGGTGCTGGATCGGCTGCTGCTGGGGTCGGATTATCCGTTTACAACGCCGCAGGGGACGATGGATGCTCTGCGGGCGGTGAATCGGATGGCCGAGGGGACGAATTTGCCTCGGATTCCGGAGAAGGCTATTGAGGCCATGATTGGGCGGGATACTTTGGGGTTGCTGGGGATTGGATAA
- a CDS encoding SDR family oxidoreductase translates to MRLKDKVAIVTGGAHGIGRAIAELFAEEGAAVLIADLDAAAGTALAESVRSAGGRAEFWLTDVGSKEAVAGAVEIAARWTGRIDVLCNNAAYLGEFHGVLDASDEEWDRCLRVQLLGTNNCTRAVLPFMLAQKAGSIVNVVSIQAMVGCPTSVAYTAAKAGLLGFTMSAAYDYGKDNIRVNSLCPGPIQTRISPKPGEAAYEWQCSQTMLGRVGQPREVAQAALFLASDESSFVTGATLAVDGGWTAK, encoded by the coding sequence ATGCGTCTCAAGGACAAAGTTGCGATTGTAACGGGCGGGGCCCATGGGATTGGACGGGCGATTGCGGAGCTGTTTGCCGAGGAGGGAGCGGCCGTGCTGATCGCGGATCTGGACGCGGCCGCCGGCACGGCGCTGGCGGAGTCGGTGCGATCGGCGGGCGGCCGGGCGGAGTTCTGGCTGACGGACGTGGGGTCGAAGGAGGCCGTTGCCGGAGCGGTGGAGATCGCGGCGCGATGGACGGGACGGATCGACGTGCTCTGCAACAACGCGGCCTACCTGGGTGAGTTTCACGGAGTGCTGGATGCCAGCGACGAGGAATGGGACCGGTGCCTGCGGGTGCAACTGCTGGGGACGAACAACTGCACGCGAGCCGTGCTGCCCTTTATGTTGGCGCAGAAGGCGGGCTCGATTGTGAATGTTGTGTCGATCCAGGCGATGGTGGGGTGTCCGACTTCCGTGGCGTATACCGCCGCGAAGGCGGGGCTGCTGGGCTTTACGATGAGCGCGGCGTATGACTACGGCAAGGACAACATTCGCGTGAACTCGCTGTGTCCGGGACCGATCCAGACTCGGATCTCGCCGAAGCCGGGGGAGGCAGCGTACGAGTGGCAGTGCTCGCAGACGATGCTGGGGCGGGTAGGCCAACCCAGGGAAGTGGCGCAGGCGGCGTTGTTCCTGGCGTCGGACGAATCCTCCTTTGTGACCGGGGCGACGCTCGCGGTGGATGGCGGGTGGACGGCGAAGTAG
- a CDS encoding succinylglutamate desuccinylase/aspartoacylase family protein: protein MPESPILLHDLSAVDFDTPGKRHYQLGFHLDSAWGYSLVPLTVVRGAAGDAPGVAVFGGTHGNEYEGQVAVKRLCHDLDPARMAGLVVLIPQLSESACRAGTRLSPLDNVNMNRAFPGSPRGSISYRISNFVKTQVFPRVRVVIDIHSGGREAVFPLCTSFHRLPDAAQFAEMSKAARLFDTPFLFVYSRQMASGLLTDEAEDDGKIAIGGEFGSGELVSPEGVHHAYEGSLNVMRHYGLLPEPVRPSTRTQRLIQAPNLDDYRPCPRDGVWEPLALPGDNVTEGQLLGRLHDFSDHTEEPLEVRAHRDGVLIARYAAAVCPKGLTLFVIGEETEFPA from the coding sequence ATGCCTGAATCGCCCATCCTTCTCCACGACCTCTCCGCCGTCGACTTCGACACGCCCGGCAAACGCCACTATCAGCTCGGGTTCCACCTGGACTCCGCCTGGGGCTACTCGCTGGTTCCACTCACCGTCGTCCGCGGAGCCGCCGGCGACGCTCCCGGTGTGGCCGTCTTCGGCGGTACCCACGGCAACGAATACGAAGGCCAGGTCGCCGTCAAACGTCTCTGCCACGACCTCGATCCCGCCCGCATGGCCGGTCTCGTGGTCCTGATCCCCCAGTTGAGCGAAAGCGCCTGCCGCGCCGGCACTCGTCTCTCGCCGCTCGACAACGTGAACATGAACCGCGCCTTCCCCGGCAGTCCACGCGGCAGCATCTCTTACCGCATCTCCAACTTTGTTAAAACACAAGTCTTCCCGCGTGTTCGTGTCGTCATCGACATCCATTCCGGCGGACGCGAAGCCGTCTTCCCACTTTGCACCTCGTTCCACCGCCTGCCCGACGCCGCCCAGTTCGCCGAGATGTCCAAAGCGGCGCGGCTGTTCGACACCCCCTTCCTCTTTGTCTACTCGCGCCAGATGGCGTCGGGACTTCTGACGGACGAAGCCGAGGACGACGGCAAGATCGCCATCGGCGGCGAGTTCGGCTCCGGTGAACTGGTCAGTCCCGAGGGCGTCCATCACGCCTATGAAGGTTCATTGAACGTGATGCGCCACTACGGACTCCTACCCGAGCCCGTTCGTCCCTCCACGCGAACCCAGCGCCTGATCCAAGCCCCCAATCTGGACGACTACCGGCCCTGTCCGCGCGACGGCGTCTGGGAACCGCTGGCCCTGCCCGGCGACAACGTGACCGAGGGCCAGCTCCTGGGCCGTCTCCACGACTTCTCCGATCACACCGAGGAACCCCTCGAAGTCCGCGCCCATCGCGACGGAGTCCTCATCGCCCGCTACGCTGCCGCCGTCTGCCCGAAAGGCCTGACTCTCTTCGTCATCGGTGAAGAGACGGAGTTCCCCGCATGA
- the pdxT gene encoding pyridoxal 5'-phosphate synthase glutaminase subunit PdxT: MKIGVLALQGDFEAHACALRRAGAEVMEVRTKADLAQVDGLVIPGGESTTMLKLMGYYDLFEPLREFGASKPIFGTCAGAILLASEVMSPSQASLNLIDMSIERNAYGRQLDSRVVKLNGHGLDGDAELEAVFIRAPIIRRVGEGGKVLATYQDDPVLVDYGRHMVATFHPELSNDLRIHSHFLAKLG, encoded by the coding sequence ATGAAGATTGGAGTGCTGGCCCTGCAAGGCGACTTCGAGGCTCATGCCTGCGCGCTGCGGCGCGCGGGGGCTGAGGTGATGGAAGTTCGCACGAAGGCGGATTTAGCGCAGGTGGACGGTCTGGTGATTCCCGGTGGCGAGAGCACGACGATGCTGAAGCTGATGGGGTATTACGACCTGTTCGAGCCATTGCGCGAGTTCGGGGCCAGCAAACCGATCTTCGGGACGTGTGCGGGTGCGATTCTGCTGGCGAGCGAGGTGATGAGCCCGTCGCAGGCGTCGTTGAACCTGATTGACATGTCGATTGAACGGAACGCCTATGGGCGGCAGTTGGACAGTCGTGTGGTGAAGCTGAACGGCCACGGGTTGGACGGCGATGCGGAGCTGGAGGCGGTGTTCATCCGGGCTCCGATTATCCGAAGGGTAGGCGAAGGCGGCAAGGTGCTGGCCACGTATCAGGATGATCCCGTGCTGGTGGACTATGGCCGGCACATGGTGGCGACGTTCCATCCTGAGCTGAGCAACGACCTGCGCATCCACAGTCATTTTCTTGCGAAACTGGGATAG
- a CDS encoding BrnA antitoxin family protein has protein sequence MRKLTAKQKSEIEVLTKLPDDKINTSDIPEAVFTDQAVVGKFYRPIKKPISVRLDADVLAWLKHSGPGYQRRINDILRREMAQGNKRR, from the coding sequence ATGAGAAAACTTACCGCCAAGCAAAAGTCTGAAATCGAAGTGTTGACGAAGCTCCCGGACGACAAGATCAACACGTCCGACATTCCAGAGGCGGTCTTCACAGATCAAGCCGTAGTTGGAAAGTTCTACCGTCCGATCAAGAAGCCTATCTCAGTTCGCCTGGACGCCGATGTACTGGCGTGGCTGAAGCACTCCGGTCCCGGATACCAACGCAGGATCAATGACATCTTGCGCCGGGAGATGGCACAGGGCAACAAGCGACGATGA
- a CDS encoding dCMP deaminase family protein: protein MHYLKGMPVPDWDRYYLEICRVVSKRSKDPSTKVGCVIVGPAHEIRSTGYNSLPRHVRDDVPARLERPEKYLWIEHAERNAIYNAARAGTALEGCTIYTDLMPCMDCARAIVQAGILEVVTDETRFQQYSSAQYNEHFQRTMDLFQEAGVRIRTVPFDPVPMD from the coding sequence ATGCATTACCTTAAGGGGATGCCTGTTCCCGACTGGGATCGCTACTACCTGGAAATCTGCCGTGTTGTCTCGAAGCGGAGCAAGGATCCGTCGACCAAGGTCGGGTGTGTGATTGTGGGGCCGGCGCATGAGATCCGGTCGACGGGGTACAACAGCCTGCCTCGCCATGTGCGCGACGATGTGCCGGCGCGATTGGAGCGGCCGGAGAAGTACCTGTGGATCGAGCACGCGGAGCGGAACGCCATCTACAATGCCGCGCGAGCGGGTACGGCTTTGGAAGGCTGCACCATTTATACGGATTTGATGCCGTGCATGGACTGCGCGCGGGCCATTGTGCAGGCGGGGATCCTGGAAGTGGTGACGGATGAGACGCGGTTCCAGCAGTACTCGAGCGCGCAGTATAACGAACACTTCCAGCGCACGATGGACCTCTTTCAGGAGGCTGGCGTGCGGATTCGCACAGTGCCGTTCGATCCGGTTCCAATGGACTAG
- a CDS encoding RraA family protein: MATEHQRNGRAPGRVLQTADVELFEHVEQNLYTAVLADALDELGFRQQAMRETIRPLSPDLVFAGWARTISCMDVYHMCENPYEIEIEAVDSLLPGEIAVVATGDSKRNAPWGELLSTAAMTRGARGAVIDGLVRDVKKIQSLGFPVFATGIKPVDSRGRGLVVDYNIPVECQGVLVTPGDLVVADFDGVVVVPAAVVTEAVRMATDKVSRENHSRAELMNGSLLRQVYDKYGVL; the protein is encoded by the coding sequence TTGGCCACTGAACATCAAAGGAACGGAAGAGCGCCGGGCAGGGTACTGCAGACGGCGGATGTGGAGCTCTTCGAGCATGTGGAGCAGAACCTCTACACGGCTGTGTTGGCCGATGCCCTGGATGAACTGGGCTTCCGGCAACAGGCGATGAGAGAGACGATCAGGCCGCTGTCCCCGGACCTGGTCTTCGCCGGATGGGCGCGGACGATCTCGTGCATGGATGTGTATCACATGTGCGAGAACCCGTATGAGATCGAGATCGAAGCGGTGGACAGCCTGCTACCGGGCGAGATCGCGGTGGTAGCCACCGGTGACTCGAAGCGGAACGCTCCCTGGGGCGAACTGCTGTCGACGGCTGCGATGACCCGGGGCGCACGCGGGGCTGTGATCGACGGCCTGGTGCGGGACGTGAAGAAGATCCAGTCGTTGGGCTTCCCGGTGTTTGCGACGGGCATCAAGCCGGTGGATTCGCGCGGACGCGGCCTGGTGGTCGACTACAATATCCCGGTGGAATGCCAGGGCGTGCTGGTGACGCCGGGGGATCTCGTTGTGGCGGACTTCGACGGGGTCGTCGTAGTGCCGGCGGCCGTCGTTACGGAAGCGGTGAGGATGGCTACGGACAAAGTGTCGCGCGAGAACCACAGCCGGGCCGAGCTGATGAACGGGTCGCTGCTGCGGCAGGTCTACGACAAATACGGAGTGCTTTAG
- a CDS encoding cyclase family protein: MLIKLSHNLSEHTPFYSSLPKPKLNQIYDLAKGDTCNSYYFTTSNHAGTHVDAPRHFNPQGRAITDYQLDEFVFTRPTVLDVPLHESELIQPSHLEPALAVTPLQSDILLIRTGFGRHRQDERRYVDQGPGFGPDAASYLMATCPALRAIAMDFPSVSALAHEEAGAAAHRIFLGCTAYADRPILLIEDALIPDDLPTLQRITLMPWLFDGLDSAPCTLFAEAAPHA; this comes from the coding sequence ATGCTCATCAAGCTGTCGCACAACCTGTCTGAGCACACGCCCTTCTACAGTTCGCTCCCCAAGCCAAAGCTGAATCAGATCTACGACTTGGCCAAGGGCGACACCTGCAACTCCTACTACTTCACCACCAGCAACCACGCCGGAACCCACGTCGATGCTCCGCGCCACTTCAACCCGCAAGGCCGCGCCATCACCGACTACCAACTCGACGAGTTCGTCTTCACCCGGCCCACGGTTCTGGACGTTCCATTACACGAGAGCGAGTTGATCCAACCCAGCCATCTGGAACCGGCGCTGGCTGTAACGCCACTGCAATCGGATATCCTCCTCATCCGAACCGGCTTCGGCCGCCACCGTCAGGACGAGCGCCGCTATGTCGACCAGGGCCCTGGCTTCGGACCGGACGCGGCCTCCTACCTGATGGCCACCTGCCCCGCCCTACGCGCCATCGCCATGGACTTCCCCTCCGTCTCCGCGCTGGCGCACGAAGAGGCCGGAGCCGCGGCCCATCGCATCTTCCTGGGCTGCACAGCCTATGCAGACCGGCCCATACTTCTCATAGAAGACGCGCTGATTCCGGACGACCTGCCCACGCTGCAGCGCATCACCCTAATGCCGTGGCTCTTCGATGGCCTCGATAGCGCCCCTTGCACATTGTTCGCGGAAGCCGCTCCCCATGCCTGA
- a CDS encoding BrnT family toxin, with amino-acid sequence MTRYEWDEAKNQTNREKHGISFDTAILIFDDPRVVSEVERVVDGEERWQSIGRIGSVLVVLVAHTWKLENDADEVVRIISARKATPNERKRYEESL; translated from the coding sequence ATGACGCGTTACGAATGGGACGAAGCCAAGAACCAGACGAACCGTGAAAAGCATGGCATCTCGTTTGATACAGCCATCCTGATATTCGACGACCCCCGTGTCGTAAGCGAAGTCGAGCGAGTTGTGGACGGTGAGGAACGGTGGCAATCCATCGGCAGGATCGGAAGTGTTCTCGTCGTTTTGGTGGCCCATACGTGGAAACTGGAGAACGATGCGGATGAGGTCGTTCGTATCATCTCAGCCAGAAAAGCAACCCCCAACGAACGTAAGAGATATGAGGAATCGCTATGA
- a CDS encoding IclR family transcriptional regulator: protein MPAEKTPTVPALERGLTILELVAKSKNGFTFSQLASQLEFPKSSIHSILVTFERLGYLQKLESSGRYVAGLNLVRIATVASHGITLRQKAGPLLCELTQRTGLTAHIAILENNEALLVAKVEPSGIMPVATWIGKRIDYHCTSLGKALIAWRREEEINRLVKERRMLRHNDNTISTLARLKQELMRTRQAGYAVDDEEEEIGIRCIGAPVLGVSGEVEAAVSVSGTVDQIRTEDVARMGALVQEAAFEMSRRLGWAAANRES from the coding sequence ATGCCCGCGGAGAAGACACCGACGGTTCCGGCGCTGGAGCGCGGATTGACGATTCTGGAGTTGGTGGCGAAGTCGAAGAACGGGTTTACGTTCTCGCAACTGGCGTCGCAACTGGAGTTTCCGAAGAGTTCGATTCATAGCATTCTGGTGACGTTCGAGCGGTTGGGCTACCTGCAGAAGCTGGAGTCGTCGGGGCGGTACGTGGCCGGACTAAACCTGGTGCGCATTGCCACGGTGGCGTCGCACGGAATCACGCTGCGGCAGAAGGCGGGGCCTCTGCTGTGCGAGTTGACACAGAGGACCGGGCTGACAGCGCACATCGCGATTCTGGAGAACAATGAAGCCCTGCTGGTGGCCAAGGTGGAACCGTCAGGGATCATGCCGGTGGCGACGTGGATTGGGAAACGGATCGACTATCACTGCACGAGCCTGGGCAAAGCGTTGATTGCGTGGCGGCGGGAGGAGGAGATCAACCGGCTCGTCAAGGAGCGCCGCATGCTGCGTCATAACGACAATACCATCTCGACCCTGGCCCGGCTCAAGCAGGAGTTGATGCGGACGCGGCAGGCCGGCTATGCGGTGGATGACGAGGAGGAGGAGATTGGGATCCGGTGTATTGGAGCGCCGGTGCTGGGGGTATCGGGCGAAGTGGAGGCGGCGGTGAGCGTGTCGGGGACTGTGGATCAGATTCGTACGGAAGACGTTGCGCGCATGGGGGCACTGGTGCAGGAGGCTGCCTTTGAGATGTCACGGCGGCTGGGTTGGGCAGCGGCGAACCGCGAGAGTTGA
- the pdxS gene encoding pyridoxal 5'-phosphate synthase lyase subunit PdxS, translated as MMYLDEAFRVKVGLAEMLKGGVIMDVTDAKQAEIAEKAGACAVMALERVPSDIRKEGGVARMAAISKIREIMATTSIPVMAKVRIGHFAEARVLEALEVDYIDESEVLTPADEEHHVWKRDFKVPFVCGCRNLGEALRRIAEGAAMIRTKGEAGSGNIVEAVRHMRTIVKEMKQLTVLGPEELVAESKKHQAPLELIMYVHEHGKLPVPNFSAGGIATPADAALARMLGAEAVFVGSGIFKSSDPERRAKAIVKANTHYQDALAVLEASEELGDAMPGLDIRQMAETDMMQTRGW; from the coding sequence ATGATGTATCTCGACGAAGCATTCCGCGTGAAAGTCGGCCTGGCCGAAATGCTCAAGGGCGGCGTGATCATGGACGTGACGGACGCCAAGCAGGCTGAGATTGCCGAGAAGGCAGGCGCTTGCGCGGTGATGGCGCTGGAGCGGGTTCCTTCGGACATCCGCAAAGAGGGCGGCGTGGCGCGCATGGCGGCGATCAGCAAGATCCGCGAGATCATGGCGACCACCAGCATTCCGGTGATGGCCAAGGTCCGCATCGGCCACTTCGCCGAAGCGCGGGTGTTGGAGGCGCTGGAAGTCGACTACATCGACGAGAGCGAAGTGCTGACTCCGGCCGATGAAGAGCACCATGTTTGGAAGCGCGACTTCAAGGTGCCGTTCGTGTGCGGCTGCCGGAATCTGGGCGAGGCGCTGCGGCGCATTGCCGAGGGCGCGGCGATGATCCGCACGAAGGGGGAAGCGGGCAGCGGCAACATCGTCGAGGCCGTGCGCCACATGCGGACGATCGTCAAGGAGATGAAGCAGTTGACGGTGCTGGGACCGGAGGAGTTGGTGGCCGAGTCGAAGAAGCACCAGGCTCCGCTGGAGCTGATCATGTACGTGCACGAGCATGGCAAGTTGCCGGTGCCGAACTTCTCGGCGGGCGGGATTGCGACTCCGGCGGATGCGGCCTTGGCTCGCATGTTGGGCGCCGAGGCGGTGTTCGTGGGCAGCGGCATCTTCAAGTCGTCGGATCCGGAACGGCGCGCGAAGGCGATTGTGAAGGCGAATACGCATTACCAGGACGCGCTGGCCGTGCTGGAGGCGAGTGAAGAACTGGGCGACGCGATGCCGGGTCTGGATATCCGCCAGATGGCGGAAACCGACATGATGCAGACGCGCGGCTGGTAG